The stretch of DNA TTTAGACAATAATTATAAGTATCTTATAAGTATCATGCTAATTATCTATTAAATATAATAATTATTCCATTAATATTTTATCTTATACGGAAATTTAGTGTATTAGTATGTGATAAAATATATACATAAAAATATAAATAATTATCTATTATTTTCAAGTATATAATATGGTTGGTAAAATTAATTTTATTACAACTTAACATCATAATTATTAACTTATTTACCAAAATGAGTAATAAAAATATAAAAATAAAAAAGATAATGATAGAAGCTTTTAATCATAAGTATGTTATAAAGATATATATTAAATAATCCTTCCTTTAACTCTATTTATATCAAATTTTGCCGTATCTGCAATTGTCATAACTGCAAGCACCCCAGCTTGAATAGGGTCAGTAACAACCAAATCAGCTACCCTTGGAACACTTCCAAACATGTTTAATGATATTACATATAGCCCTGTTTTTTCTTTAAGTTTTTTCACTGCTTCTGTTATCTTTCCCCCCATTAATGAACCTGCAAGGACCAACAATCCCACTCTTGGAAGTTTTTCAACGGAAGCTACGGCATCTGCTAAATTATCCTCTCCAACGACAGGCATTGTGTCGATACTTATTCTTTCTCCCCTTATATTGTGCCTGTCTGCTTCACTTATTGCTCCAAGTGCAACCTGTGAAACCTGAGCTCCTCCACCTATTATAATTATTCTTTTACCGAATATTTTTTTAAGTGTGTTATGGAGCTCTACCTCTTTTATACATTCCATTGATTTTACTGCGTTTAGTAGCAGTTCTTCATCCTTTTCAGTTTCTATCTCTATTTCCATATAGATTAACCCTGTATTATCGCCCTTTATAAACTGCTGAGTGTATAGTATATTTCCCCCCAATTTTGAAATAATACCAGTTAATTTGTGTAAAACCCCTATTTTATTGTCTGCTATAACAGTCAATCCAACTTCCATATTATTACCTTATTATTACCTTTTTTATTTATATTGTTATTTTTTAATTTTTTATTATTTCATTTTTATCTTAAATATTTTGGATTTTTAGCCATTTCCATTAATCTTTCTATTCTTTCCTCTGTTGGCGGGTGTGTTGAAAATAACTTCATAAAACTTTCTCCTCTAAATGGATTTACAATAAACATGTGTTCTGTTGCAGGATTTCCGTGTTCCAGTGGATATAGACTTACACCCCTTTCAAGTTTTGCAAGGGCATTTGCAAGATATATGGGGTTCGAATATTTTGCACCTCCTTCATCGGCATAAAATTCCCTTTGTCGAGAAATTGCAAGCTGTATAATGGTTGCAGCAATAGGGGCAAGTATTACAAATAATATAGAACCTATGAACTCCCAAGGGCTCTCCTCTTCATCTCTTCCGAATCCAAATATCATACCCCATTGTAGTATGTTTGCTAAATACATAATAGCACCAGCAATTACTGCAACAATAGAGCTTATCAATATATCCCTATGCCTTACATGGCTTATCTCGTGGGCAATTACACCTTCGAGCTCCTGTGGTGTTAGTAGATTTAATATGCCAGTTGTGACTGCAACCACTGCATGTTTTGGGTCTCTACCTGTTGCAAATGCATTTGGTGTAGGCGTATCTACTATTGCAACCTTTGGTTTTGGGATGCCTGCTCGTTTTGCCACTTTCTCGACAATCCTATGAAGAGTGGGGGCTTCCCTTTCATCTACAATTTTTGCGCCATAACTCATCAACACGATTTTATCACTAAAAAAATAAGCTATAAGGTTTGGAATTAATGCAATTATTATGGCAATTAATGGATGAATATGAAAGACCAAACATGCACCATACAGCAAACCTGTCAATAATGCTAATAGAAAGACTGTTTTTAATGTGGATAACATATAGACCACCAAAGCCTTTTATAGTTTTTATTTTATTTTATTATCGTATTTACCATTTTACATTTTATGTATATTTATAAATGTTTAAATGTTATATATGCGTAATTAACTATTTTTTTATTATATCATTTTAGCTCATTAGCTAAGCATATTCATTTTGATTTTAATATCAATCATTATAGCATCATCATACTGTATTATTATAATTTCTATTATCATTTGATTATATTTATTGGTATTTTATTATTACATATTATTTTATTAAATTATATTATTATTTATTTTATTATTATATTTACAAATACATTCTACAATATCAACGATTTTTCCATCAGTTTTAATACCATTTGGGTTATAATGAACCCTAGATACTTTAAATCCAAGCTCCTTTAATTTAGTAATTAATTCGTTCATTGGTGGCACGAGCTCCTTTATAATACTACAAATTTTGTGAATATCATAACACCCAATTTGATTTATTTGGCATTCCTCAGATATAGTTTTTATTATTTTTCTGCTTCTTTCAGAGTAATTTCTATCTTCTGCAACTTTTAACGTTCCATTTACAATATCCAAATCATTTATTTT from Methanothermococcus okinawensis IH1 encodes:
- a CDS encoding DUF5612 domain-containing protein — translated: MEVGLTVIADNKIGVLHKLTGIISKLGGNILYTQQFIKGDNTGLIYMEIEIETEKDEELLLNAVKSMECIKEVELHNTLKKIFGKRIIIIGGGAQVSQVALGAISEADRHNIRGERISIDTMPVVGEDNLADAVASVEKLPRVGLLVLAGSLMGGKITEAVKKLKEKTGLYVISLNMFGSVPRVADLVVTDPIQAGVLAVMTIADTAKFDINRVKGRII
- a CDS encoding zinc metalloprotease HtpX; translation: MLSTLKTVFLLALLTGLLYGACLVFHIHPLIAIIIALIPNLIAYFFSDKIVLMSYGAKIVDEREAPTLHRIVEKVAKRAGIPKPKVAIVDTPTPNAFATGRDPKHAVVAVTTGILNLLTPQELEGVIAHEISHVRHRDILISSIVAVIAGAIMYLANILQWGMIFGFGRDEEESPWEFIGSILFVILAPIAATIIQLAISRQREFYADEGGAKYSNPIYLANALAKLERGVSLYPLEHGNPATEHMFIVNPFRGESFMKLFSTHPPTEERIERLMEMAKNPKYLR